In Thermoanaerobacterium xylanolyticum LX-11, the genomic window TTCTATAAGCCTTCTTTATATCTTCATCACTGGCATTTTTATCAAGGCCTAATATCGCATAATAATCTTTTGCCATACACATCACCTGCCTTTCTCAACATGAATGAGAACCAGGATTCACCTGGTTCTTATTTATTATCTTTGTTGTCATCTTCCATCTTATAGTCTGCTTCATATACATTCTCTTTATTAGATGTTTCATCACTGCCACTATAGCTATTTGTCTGACCTGTGCCGCCTGCTTGCTGATATATGCGGGAAGATACATTGTAAAATGCTTGTGACAATTTTTCTGAAGCACTTTTTATAGCGTTAATATCGCTACCTTCAAGAGCTTTTCTTACGTTTTCTATCTCTTTATTTATATCATCTTTTTCTTGCTGTGTCATCTTGTCCGCCAAATCTTTCATGGTCTTTTCGGCTTGGTATATTAATGAATCTGCATTATTTCTTACTTCTATCTCTTCTTTTCTCCTTCTGTCTTCTTCTTCGTGCTGTTTTGCCTCATTCATCATCCTGTTTATCTCTTCTTCACTTAAATTAGAAGAAGAAGTGATCGTTATGTTCTGAGATTTTCCTGTACCTAAATCTTTTGCAGAAACATGGACAATGCCATTAGCATCAATATCAAATGTAACTTCTATCTGAGGCACTCCTCTTGGAGCAGGTGGAATTCCAGTCAACGTAAATCTTCCAAGAGTCTTATTGTCCCGAGCCATCGGTCTTTCGCCTTGCAGAACGTGTATCTCAACAGATGTCTGCCCATCCGCCGCAGTGGAGAAGATTTGGCTCTTCTTTGTAGGAATCGTAGTATTCCTCTCAATTAATTTTGTGAATACTCCGCCAAGTGTTTCAATGCCAAGAGAAAGCGGCGTAACATCCAACAACAATACGTCTTTAACTTCGCCTCCTAATACACCACCTTGAATTGCAGCTCCTATTGCAACACATTCATCTGGGTTTATACCTTTGTGTGGTTCTTTGCCCATTATCCTTTTTACCGTCTCTTGAACGAATGGTATTCTTGTCGAACCACCGACTAATATCACTTTATCAATGTCTGAAGGACTAAGCTTCGCATCGCTTAATGCACGATTTACTGGTTCAACAGTAGATTGCACCAAATCATTAATAAGCTCCTCAAATTTTGCTCTTGTAAGATTTACATCTATGTGCTTAGGGCCTGTAGCATCAGCAGTTATAAAAGGCAAGTTTATGTTAGCTGTCATAGCAGAAGAAAGTTCTATTTTTGCCTTTTCCGCCGCATCTTTAAGCCTCTGCATTGCCATCTTGTCGTTTCTCAGGTCGATCCCGTACTCTCTTTTGAAGTTATCTGCCAGCCAATCCATAATCCTCTGGTCAAAATCATCACCGCCTAAGTGGTTGTTACCACTTGTAGCCAATACTTCGAATACCCCATCGCCTATCTCAAGTATGGAAACATCAAATGTACCACCGCCTAAATCGTACACCATTATCTTCTGATTACCTTGCTTATCAAGCCCATAGGCCAATGAAGCCGCAGTAGGCTCGTTTATAATTCTCTTTACGTCAAGTCCAGCTATCCTACCTGCATCTTTAGTTGCCTGCCTTTGGCTGTCATTGAAATACGCAGGAACCGTTATTACAGCCTCTGTAACCTTCTCTCCTAAGTACGCTTCAGCATCAGCTTTTAGCTTCTGCAGTATCATTGCTGAAATCTCTTGCGGTGTATAACTCTTTCCATCAATAGTTACTTTGTAGTCAGAACCCATATGTCTTTTTATAGACATAACTGTCCTTTCAGGGTTTGTAATAGCCTGCCTTTTTGCAACTTGGCCTACTAATCTTTCACCTTCTTTTGTAAATGCCACAACAGATGGCGTCGTCCTGGCTCCCTCGGAGTTTGGTATTACTACCGGCTGTCCTCCTTCCATAACAGCTACGCATGAAAAAGTTGTACCAAGATCAATTCCTATAATTTTTCCCATAATCTATTCCTCCTATTCATATACTTTATTTTATTTTGCTACTTTGACCATGCTCGGTCTTATTACTTTATTATTAAACATATATCCCTTTTGAAAAACTTCAATTATTTCATTTTCCTTCTTATCCTCTGCTTCTTCCTGCATAACAGCATGATGCTTGTATGGATCAAATATTTGACCTAAAGACTCTATCTCTTTAACACCCAGTTTTTCCAAAACACCTTTAAACTGCCTGTATATTAAATTGACACCTTCTTTAAATGAAGCTATTTCCTCATTATCACTGTGAGTAGCTTCAAGAGCTCTCTCAAAATTATCTACAACAGGCAATATATCTAAGATTACTTGTTCTTTGCCATATTCAATAAGATCGGCTTTTTCTTTTTCTGTCCTTTTTCTGTAATTTTCAAACTCCGCTTTAAGTCTTTGAGCCATCTCTAAGTATTCATTTGCTTCGTCTTCTTTCTGCTTAAGCTTATTTTTCAATTCTTCAATTTCTCCTTCATAATTTTTTTGTTCATTCTGATCGACATTTTCTACACCAATGCTACCTTCAATGTCATCTTGAGGTCGGTTAGCATCGGATGTATTGTCTTTTAAGTCTTCTTCTAAATTGCTTTTATTTTCTATCGTATCTTTATCTCTGTCCATTGTTTCACCTCTTATTTTCTTGATATATATATGATAGAACTTTTGACAATTCATTTGACATCGTATTTATTTCATTTATAAGCCTTTTGTAATTCATCCTTGTAGGTCCAATAATGCCAAAAGTTCCTACAACCTCACCATTTATCTTATAAGTAGATTTGATTATGCTTAAATCCCACATCTCTTCAAACTTGCTTTCACTTCCAATAGTAACATCGATGGAATCATCTAAAGGCTCCAACACTGAATTCATAATGTCTTTATTGTCAATCAGATCGAAAAACATCTTGGCTTTTAACAGATCCTTGTACTCAGGAAAGTTGAGAATATTTGAAATACCTTCAGAATACAAGTCTGTTTCATCCATTTGCTTTAAACCATTTATGATCGTATCTGTAATCTTATCTATGATTCCGATAGCACTGCCAGACTCTTTTTTTATCTCATCTCTCAATGTCTGATCCATTTCTCTTTTTCTTTTTCCCATCATTTTATTGTTGATCAGGTTGTTTAAAAACTCAAACAAATTATTATCAATATTATCCTTTAAACTTATCAAATAGTTTTTCATAATACCTGATTCTGTCATAACAAGAAGTATCAATTTGTTTGCATCAACAGGCAATATCTGTATTCGCTTAATCGTGTTTTCATCAATTCGAGGCATTTTAACCACTATAGTATGGTTAGTAACGGTAGACAATAGCCTGGCATACTTCTTCACTATATCATCTATCTCAGCAAACACCTCATCAATTGTCTCTACTTCATCGTCACGGCTCTCATTCAAATAGTGTTCTAATATATTATTAACGTAAAATCTATATCCTTTGTCAGATGGTATTCTACCTGCAGATGTATGAGGTTGTTCAAGGTACCCCATCTCTTCAAGGTCAGCCATCTCATTTCTGATCGTTGCTGAACTTACACCAAGGTTATATCGCTTTGCGATTGTCCGAGATCCAATTGGTTCTGCCGTCAAAATATAGTCATTAATAACAGCTTCTAAAATCTTTTTCTTCCTATCATCTAACGGCATATTCACCACCCCAAGTTCTATTGTTAGCACTCTTAGCTTGAGAGTGCTAATTACGATTTAAAAATACCACTATTGTGGATATTTGTCAATACTTTAAAACAAAAAATCCTCAAACACATTATTGGATACATCTACTCCATTTTGAGTTAATTTAAGGGCATCTTCTTCTTTAATTAAAAGGCCCAACTCCATATTTTTATAAATGGCGTCTTTAAATACATAAAACATGCTTTCGCCAAATCTCTCTTTAAAGTCCTTATCATTCACTCCATCCATCATTCTAAGACCTAAAAACATAAATTCAGACATTCGATCTTCTAAAGACAGCTCATCAACATCATCAACTGCATGTCCATCATTATAAATCATGTCTATATACTTTTTAACATTTTTTATATTGCCAAATCGCTTATTTCCTACAAATGAATATGCACCTGGTCCAAAGCCTAAATAATGTAAATCCATCCAATACAGCTTGTTGTGTCGGCATTCAAACCCAGGTAATGCGTAATTTGATATTTCATAATGTCTGTATCCATTAGCCTCTAAAAGCTCTGCACCATAGTGAAACATCATCAATTCGAATTCATCATCAGCAAGCTTAATCTCATTTCTTTCATACATGTCGTAAAGTGGTGTTCCTTTTTCTAATATAAGTCCATAACAAGAAATATGTGATGGCTTTAATGCAATTACATTTGTCAATGTTTCTTTAAAATTCTCAAAAGTCTGATTTGGCAATGCATACATTATATCTATGTTTATGTTGTCAAAATATTTGGATGCTAAACCATAATTTTCAATAAAATCACTTACTGTATGTATCCTACCGATAGCTTTTAATAAATTGTTTTGCCAAGACTGCAGGCCTATGCTTATTCTATTTACACCCGCTTTTTTATATGACTTAAGTTTTTCTTCATCTATTAAGCCAGGATTTAATTCGATCGTGATCTCTGCATCATTGCTTAAGCTGTAGTTTTCGTAGATTTCACTCAGTATTTCTTCAATGTATATAGGAGGTAAGACATTTGGCGTACCGCCTCCTATATACACAGAAGTGTATATATCTTTAAGCTCCTCTTTTCTCGTCTTAATCTCCTTTATTATTGCTTCTTTAAACGAAAAAAAACTATCTTCCATGTTTGCATAAGAATTAAAATCACAATAATAGCATTTTCTCTTGCAAAACGGAATATGAACGTATATACCAGATCTAATCATTGTCATCATCAAGCTTTAAGATTGACATAAAGGCCTCTTGCGGAATTTCAACCTTCCCTATTTGTCTCATCCTCTTTTTGCCCTCTTTTTGCTTTTCTAATAATTTTTTCTTTCGCGTAACATCTCCGCCATAGCACTTTGCCAAAACGTTCTTCCTCAATGCTTTGACAGTTTCCCTTGCTATTATCTTTGAACCTATAGCAGCTTGTATAGGAATCTCAAAAAGATGGCGTGGTATATTCTCTTTTAACCTTTCTGTCATCTTTCTGGCTCTTTCATAAGCCTTATCCTTATGGACTATCATAGACAAAGCATCCACTATCTCACCATTTATAAGTATGTCCAATTTCACAAGATCTGATGTCTTATAGCCTTTTAGCTCATAATCTAACGAGGCATAACCTTTTGTCCTCGATTTTAAAGCATCAAAAAAATCATATATTATTTCGTTTAACGGAATATCGTATTTAATAAGCACTCTGGTAGGCTCAAGGTAATCCATTCCTTGATAAACGCCCCTTCTATCTTGACAGAGCTCCATTATGGGTCCTACGTACTCTGTAGGAGACATTATTGTAGCAGTAATTATAGGTTCTTCTATATGATCAATCAACGTCGGCTCCGGTAAATTTGCCGGATTATCCAGTTCAATTACTTCTCCGTTTGTCTTGTAGACCTTATAGATAACGCCCGGTGCCGTAGTCACGAGATTCAGGTTATATTCCCTCTCCAACCTCTCTTGTATTATGTCCATGTGCAAAAGCCCTAAAAAACCACATCTAAAACCAAACCCAAGAGCTGCAGATGTATCTGGCTCAAATGTCAATGACGCATCGTTTAATTGCAGTTTCATAAGTGCATCTTTTAGATTTTCATAGTCCTCACCTTCTGCTGGATATATTCCACAGAAAACCATTGGTGTGACTTTTTTGTATCCAGGCAAAGGTTCAGATGCCGGAAATTCTGCATTTGTTATAGTATCTCCTACACGGGTATCACTGACATTTTTTATGCTGGCAGCGACATATCCAACATCACCAGCTGTAAGAAAATCTACTGGACTTAGATTAGGTCTAAATATGCCGACTTCTGTCACTTCAAATTCTTTTCCAGTCGACATCATTCTTATCTTATCACCTTGCTTTAATGTGCCGTCAAAGACCCTTATAAAACTTATAGCACCCTTATAATTGTCGTAAAACGAATCAAATATCAATGCTTTAAGCGGTTTTTCTTGGTCTCCTGATGGTGGCGGTATCCTCTTTACTATTGCTTCCAAAACATCTTCAATTCCTATGCCTTCTTTCGCAGATATAAGCAAAGAATCTTCGGCATCGATGCCAATAACATCTTCGATCTCTTTTTTTACAAAATCAGGATCTGCAGATGGAAGATCTATCTTGTTTATAACAGGCACGATTTCAAGATCGTGCTCTAATGCCAGATACAAATTTGCCAGCGTTTGGGCTTCTATCCCTTGCGTTGCATCAACAACCAGCAAAGCACCTTCGCATGCTGCAATACTCCTTGAGACTTCATACGTAAAGTCAACATGTCCAGGAGTA contains:
- the dnaK gene encoding molecular chaperone DnaK, translated to MGKIIGIDLGTTFSCVAVMEGGQPVVIPNSEGARTTPSVVAFTKEGERLVGQVAKRQAITNPERTVMSIKRHMGSDYKVTIDGKSYTPQEISAMILQKLKADAEAYLGEKVTEAVITVPAYFNDSQRQATKDAGRIAGLDVKRIINEPTAASLAYGLDKQGNQKIMVYDLGGGTFDVSILEIGDGVFEVLATSGNNHLGGDDFDQRIMDWLADNFKREYGIDLRNDKMAMQRLKDAAEKAKIELSSAMTANINLPFITADATGPKHIDVNLTRAKFEELINDLVQSTVEPVNRALSDAKLSPSDIDKVILVGGSTRIPFVQETVKRIMGKEPHKGINPDECVAIGAAIQGGVLGGEVKDVLLLDVTPLSLGIETLGGVFTKLIERNTTIPTKKSQIFSTAADGQTSVEIHVLQGERPMARDNKTLGRFTLTGIPPAPRGVPQIEVTFDIDANGIVHVSAKDLGTGKSQNITITSSSNLSEEEINRMMNEAKQHEEEDRRRKEEIEVRNNADSLIYQAEKTMKDLADKMTQQEKDDINKEIENVRKALEGSDINAIKSASEKLSQAFYNVSSRIYQQAGGTGQTNSYSGSDETSNKENVYEADYKMEDDNKDNK
- the grpE gene encoding nucleotide exchange factor GrpE, coding for MDRDKDTIENKSNLEEDLKDNTSDANRPQDDIEGSIGVENVDQNEQKNYEGEIEELKNKLKQKEDEANEYLEMAQRLKAEFENYRKRTEKEKADLIEYGKEQVILDILPVVDNFERALEATHSDNEEIASFKEGVNLIYRQFKGVLEKLGVKEIESLGQIFDPYKHHAVMQEEAEDKKENEIIEVFQKGYMFNNKVIRPSMVKVAK
- the hrcA gene encoding heat-inducible transcriptional repressor HrcA; translation: MPLDDRKKKILEAVINDYILTAEPIGSRTIAKRYNLGVSSATIRNEMADLEEMGYLEQPHTSAGRIPSDKGYRFYVNNILEHYLNESRDDEVETIDEVFAEIDDIVKKYARLLSTVTNHTIVVKMPRIDENTIKRIQILPVDANKLILLVMTESGIMKNYLISLKDNIDNNLFEFLNNLINNKMMGKRKREMDQTLRDEIKKESGSAIGIIDKITDTIINGLKQMDETDLYSEGISNILNFPEYKDLLKAKMFFDLIDNKDIMNSVLEPLDDSIDVTIGSESKFEEMWDLSIIKSTYKINGEVVGTFGIIGPTRMNYKRLINEINTMSNELSKVLSYIYQENKR
- the hemW gene encoding radical SAM family heme chaperone HemW; amino-acid sequence: MTMIRSGIYVHIPFCKRKCYYCDFNSYANMEDSFFSFKEAIIKEIKTRKEELKDIYTSVYIGGGTPNVLPPIYIEEILSEIYENYSLSNDAEITIELNPGLIDEEKLKSYKKAGVNRISIGLQSWQNNLLKAIGRIHTVSDFIENYGLASKYFDNINIDIMYALPNQTFENFKETLTNVIALKPSHISCYGLILEKGTPLYDMYERNEIKLADDEFELMMFHYGAELLEANGYRHYEISNYALPGFECRHNKLYWMDLHYLGFGPGAYSFVGNKRFGNIKNVKKYIDMIYNDGHAVDDVDELSLEDRMSEFMFLGLRMMDGVNDKDFKERFGESMFYVFKDAIYKNMELGLLIKEEDALKLTQNGVDVSNNVFEDFLF
- the lepA gene encoding translation elongation factor 4, whose amino-acid sequence is MSKVRKENKRNFCIIAHIDHGKSTLADRLIEKTGVLTEREMEEQVLDSMDLERERGITIKLQPVRLIYKANDGEEYELNLIDTPGHVDFTYEVSRSIAACEGALLVVDATQGIEAQTLANLYLALEHDLEIVPVINKIDLPSADPDFVKKEIEDVIGIDAEDSLLISAKEGIGIEDVLEAIVKRIPPPSGDQEKPLKALIFDSFYDNYKGAISFIRVFDGTLKQGDKIRMMSTGKEFEVTEVGIFRPNLSPVDFLTAGDVGYVAASIKNVSDTRVGDTITNAEFPASEPLPGYKKVTPMVFCGIYPAEGEDYENLKDALMKLQLNDASLTFEPDTSAALGFGFRCGFLGLLHMDIIQERLEREYNLNLVTTAPGVIYKVYKTNGEVIELDNPANLPEPTLIDHIEEPIITATIMSPTEYVGPIMELCQDRRGVYQGMDYLEPTRVLIKYDIPLNEIIYDFFDALKSRTKGYASLDYELKGYKTSDLVKLDILINGEIVDALSMIVHKDKAYERARKMTERLKENIPRHLFEIPIQAAIGSKIIARETVKALRKNVLAKCYGGDVTRKKKLLEKQKEGKKRMRQIGKVEIPQEAFMSILKLDDDND